From the genome of Hominilimicola fabiformis:
CGGAATCACCTTCAGAAACCTTAAAACCTACGCAAAAACCTCAAAGTGATACTAATGAACCATATATGTCGGGATATGACGGAAAAATCAATCCTGACGGATATATGACAAGAGCAGAGGCGGCAACAATTATGGTTAATCTGAGTGGTGGACTTGAGAAAGAAAGCATTAATATATTCAAGGATGTAGCTGATGGAACATGGTATAAAAACTATATTGCAGCAGCAAGTGAAAAAGGGTATATTTCCGGATTTGAAGACGGAACATTTAAACCGGAAGAACCTGTTACAAGAGAACAATTTGTTGCAATGATATTGCGATATACAAAGACATCAACGGAAAAGGGAGAGGCGTTCTCAGACGTTGAAATAAACCGCTGGAGTGCAGGATTTGTATATACTGCAGTTAAGTTGGGTATAATTTTAGGTTATCAAGATGGAACGTTTAAACCTGAAAATCCTATAACCCGTGCAGAGGCAGCGAGAATTGTGAATGTTGCAACAGGCAGAATACCTGATAAGGCTGTGATTGACGGTATGATATGTCCATATAGCGATTTGTCAAAATCGCATTGGGCTTATTATGAATTAATGTATGCGTCAACATATGTGCAAAAAGATTAATCGAAAAGAGTACAGATTTCTGATCTGTACTCTTTTTTTGAATTAGTTATAAAATCCTGTATAAAACCATGTTTTGCTTTGTGTCTAAGTCTAAACCTCCATAAAAAATACTCGGAATATTGCGACATAAATAACCAAAAGTTTTGCGAGTAAATTGTCGGAATAAAAGAAAAACCTTGTAAACATTACTGCTTACAAGGTCTGTGGTGCCGATGGTGGGGGTCGAACCCACACGATGTTGCCATCACGGGATTTTGAGTCCCGCGCGTCTGCCAATTCCACCACATCGGCAAATTACCCAATTATAATACCATAAATATCTTCTAATGTCAAGACTAAAATCAAGAAATAAGTATTTTTTCTATTCCGCCGATATATTTTTTGAAAAGTCTTGCGATAAATCCTACAAGAATAGCGGCAACAATAGTTCCTTCGCGGACGCCGTCAAGGTGTTTGAACATTATAAATGATAAAATTGCCGCAATTATTGTCATAGACGAATCGAATGCGATTTTGGTTTTACCGAAATCGGTACTGAACACATCGGAAACCGCTCTGACGGTTGCCTCACCCGGTAACATTGCAACGTTTGCGACCATTTCCATAAACACACCGAAACCGAGAATTAAACAGCCTACTATAAGTGATACAACTTTCATAGCATATGTTTCGGGCTGCATAAATCCGAGCAAGGACATTGTTAAGTCAATGAAGAATGAAAACAATGCGATAATCGGCAGCTGCAACAAGTTTTGAAGTTGAAAATTACGTCTTAAAAGAATTACTTGAAGAATTACAAGAAAAATATTAAAAACCAACGTAAACATTCCGACTGTCGGCGTAAAACCAAGACTTAGAGTGTAGGGGATACTTGTAATCGGTGAAGTACCGAGTCCGGCTTTTGTGATAAAACTTACGCCGAGTCCGTTGACGAAAAGTCCAACAAGTAAAAATATGTATCGTTTAATTAATTCTGTTTTGTCTGTCACTGTAATTCCTCCGTATTTGTCATATTATTGCATATTTTAAAAAATGTGTTGATAAACTGCTCCTTTTCACTTTCTGAAATTCCGCTCAAAATCTCATTTTCGACTTTTTCAAAAGTATCATTCACTATTTCTTGTAGCCGTTTGCCCTCATCGGTCAAATACACATATAAAGAACGCTTGTTTCCGTCCTTTGTTTGACGTTTAATAAGCTTTTTTTCTTCCATGCGTGACAGTATGCCGGTAAGCGTTGCCGGCTCGATTTGACACCCTGTGGCGATTGATTTTTGTATGCAACCGTTATGCTTACCTAAATAGTCAAGCACTTTCGGCTGACCTGCTGTGAGTTTATAGGGGGATAGAGCGTCCAATACCTTTTTTTGAAACAATGATTGGTTTACCATTATCATATAATGAAAACTTTTATCCATAAAGCACCTCTATTATTAGTATGCTAATAGTTAGCTTGCTAACTATTATAACTCTGTATGCGAATTTTGTCAATAGGCAAAATAAAAACCTAAACTCAAAAGGGTTTAGGTTTTTATGAATTATGAAATTTGTTTTTGCAATGTTTTATATAAACTTGTTGTATATATACCTGCACCGCCACCTCTTGAATAGTTAAAGAACAATATTTTATTCAAAAGTTCGTAAAAATCTACCCTTGATATAGGCGATTGTGCGTTTGCGGTATCTTCTGTATCGATAAAGTTTCTTTCGTAAGCGGTGCTGTAAATATCGCTTGGCTCGCTCAGTCTTATTTCTTTGATTTGAGAGCTGCAATCGTATGTACTGCCCGTCATTCGTATGGCATAAGTCAATGCTTGCAGATTGGTAAGATTATCTTCAAGCTTTAATTCTGCTATATCATCCAATGTCAGCAAGTTTCGGGAATGAAGATGAATAAGTAGCTTTTTTGATGAATAATCAATATTGTTTAGGCTTTCAAATTTATCAGACGAATACCAACGATTAAAATACGACTCGCTCGGCATTGTATAAAATTTTTGTATTGTGTTGAGTGCCTCTTGAGTTGTGATGTATTCGCTTTTGTTTAAATCGTCATTTGAAATAATTCCGAATTTGATTAGCGGGGTCAAATAACCTTTTTCGTATTTGTCGATATGTACTTCCTTATTATCAGCGTCCCAAGTGATGTTTAATTCAAAGGCTGTTGTAACATCGGAAAGCGGAATATATGTGGTGTCGTTGATAAGCTTCGGTGCAGTTTCAAGAATTTTTGGTAAAGGAATCGGGTTGCCTTGATATATGGTACTACACTCCATTACTGAATTCCCTATGGTAAATGTTAGTGTAGTTTCATCTTTTGCGATTGTAACCTTTTGTGCGTCACCGTCCCAATCTACATTGTAGTCAAGATATTCCAAGATTGCACGAACAGGTACAAGGGTGCGGTCGTTTTCGATAATTATAGGTGCGTCCGTAATCATTTCTGTATCGTTTACATACACTTTCACGTCATTGCCAGCCAAAGCACAAGGCACGATTTGAGCAGTAAGAGCAAGTGCGGAAAGCAGGCTTATAATTTTTTTCTTCATAACAACATCTCCTTTTCCGTAATTTACAATATTTATAATCGAATTATATCATATCGAACAGATTTATGTCAATAATTAACTGTAAAATAACACAAAAAAATACTGTCCTCTCATTTTGAGAGGACAGTATAATTAAATCGAATTAGTAAACTCTTACTGCACCTGCGTATTGAGAAATACGGTATTCTGTATTGATTGAAGAAATCTTAACAACGTCACCTGTTTGAGGAGCGTGAATCATATTTCCGTTACCTACATAGATACCAACGTGGTGAATGTTTCCGCCCTTGCCGAAGAATACAAGGTCACCCGGTTGTAGGTTGTCGCGACTTACATAAGTTCCGTTATTTCTTTGGTCTGCCGCTACACGGCTTACGCTGATACCGTTCTTTGAACATACATACTGCACAAGACCGCTGCAGTCGAAACCTGATGGGGAAGTACCGCCCCAAACATACGGAACACCAAGATACTGCATTGCTGTGTTTACGATAGATTGTCCCTTTGATGAAGATGACGGAGCCGACTGTGTTTCTTCTGATTGTGAAGATGCTGACGGTGCAGATGTTGCAACGTTGGCTGCGGCTGCGTTTTGCTTGGCAATTCTTTCTGCTCTTTCAGCGGCTGCCTTTGCGTCTGCAATTTCCTGTTGCTTTTGTGCGATAGTGTCTTTTTCTATCCATTCACCTGTGAATTGAAGGGAAGTATTGATAACGTAACCTTCTTTATAGTCATCACCGTAGCAAATTTTTATAAAATCATTTTCACCGCTTAGTACATATACATAAGTACCGTCTGAAAGTTCTTCTATAACATCTGCGTCAGTGTTTGCTGCACTTCTTACTCTTACAGATTCGCCTGAAAGTGTAACTTGAGCAATTCTGTAATTAGTATAACTCTTTTTAGCCTCATCTGCAAGGTTTTTATCTTGAGTTATTGATTCACTTGGAACATAACCTGTCTTACCGCCGTTATAAGCTATTTTGTACCAACCCTCTGAGTTTTCCATAACTTCAACTTCTGTACATACTTCGACTTTGTCGATAACGTTAGCCTCGTCTGATGGAGTTTCTCTTACGTCAAGTGAACCGTTTGAGATAAGTACATAGCCAAGAGGGTAAAAACTCTTTGCTGCAATTTCGCTTTCTTCTGCTGTATTTTCCGCAGAAGTTTCTGTAGGTTCTGTTGAAATCTCGGCAGTACCTTTAACTGCGTCTGTAATATCCTTTTGAGCGATTGTTATGCTCTGCTCTGCTGCTGCCGCATTTATTCTTTGTTCTCTTTCTGTTTTTGAATTGTTTAAGCCGGATGCTTGTGCTACTGCAAGTGAACTTATCATTGCTACTGCTATTACAGCAATAAGTGAATGCTTAAAGTTCTTCATAAAATAAAACCTCCTAATGATTTAAGTTTTCTTAACGATTACTTAAATTGCATTTGTATTTCTAATATATTTCTAAAACATTACAAACAGGATTATACACCACATTAAACCATTTGTCAACACTTTTTTAATCGTATCGTATTCTTTTTGTAACAATTCAGTAATAAAACAGTAGCTTTTGTAACATAAAACGAGGGGTAAAATGTTCAATATGTCGCATAAACAGTGTGTTTTACACGTGAAATAATGTAAAAGTGTACAAAATTCAAATAATTCAAAAATTACAGAATTTCAGCCTAATATTACAGGCAGATTACGCGCAAAGTATGTTTCTTTGTAAAAATCGGTGCATTTATATTACAAACTCGTTACAAAGATTACAAAAGTTACATTGCCGTTGTAAAGAAAACTGCGATTTGATATAATTAAAGTATACAAGGAGTAAGAAATATGGTTGAATATATTAAAATCGCCGTATTCTTTTCGATTGGGGTGTATATTTACGAACGCATAGACATTGCGTTTGCATTAATTTTTCTTTTGTCCCTTATAATGGTATTGACAGTTGTGTCGGTTTTTAAACATAAATTCAATACAAAAATACTTGTTATGATGACGGCGCTTGTTATGGGCACAGTTCTTTGCAATGCCCAAGTAAGCGAAAATGCGCATGATTTGTATAAGTATGAAGGGCGGTATGTGACTGCCGTCGGGCG
Proteins encoded in this window:
- a CDS encoding YczE/YyaS/YitT family protein; this translates as MTDKTELIKRYIFLLVGLFVNGLGVSFITKAGLGTSPITSIPYTLSLGFTPTVGMFTLVFNIFLVILQVILLRRNFQLQNLLQLPIIALFSFFIDLTMSLLGFMQPETYAMKVVSLIVGCLILGFGVFMEMVANVAMLPGEATVRAVSDVFSTDFGKTKIAFDSSMTIIAAILSFIMFKHLDGVREGTIVAAILVGFIARLFKKYIGGIEKILIS
- a CDS encoding MarR family winged helix-turn-helix transcriptional regulator, with product MDKSFHYMIMVNQSLFQKKVLDALSPYKLTAGQPKVLDYLGKHNGCIQKSIATGCQIEPATLTGILSRMEEKKLIKRQTKDGNKRSLYVYLTDEGKRLQEIVNDTFEKVENEILSGISESEKEQFINTFFKICNNMTNTEELQ
- a CDS encoding copper amine oxidase N-terminal domain-containing protein, whose amino-acid sequence is MKKKIISLLSALALTAQIVPCALAGNDVKVYVNDTEMITDAPIIIENDRTLVPVRAILEYLDYNVDWDGDAQKVTIAKDETTLTFTIGNSVMECSTIYQGNPIPLPKILETAPKLINDTTYIPLSDVTTAFELNITWDADNKEVHIDKYEKGYLTPLIKFGIISNDDLNKSEYITTQEALNTIQKFYTMPSESYFNRWYSSDKFESLNNIDYSSKKLLIHLHSRNLLTLDDIAELKLEDNLTNLQALTYAIRMTGSTYDCSSQIKEIRLSEPSDIYSTAYERNFIDTEDTANAQSPISRVDFYELLNKILFFNYSRGGGAGIYTTSLYKTLQKQIS
- a CDS encoding C40 family peptidase; this translates as MKNFKHSLIAVIAVAMISSLAVAQASGLNNSKTEREQRINAAAAEQSITIAQKDITDAVKGTAEISTEPTETSAENTAEESEIAAKSFYPLGYVLISNGSLDVRETPSDEANVIDKVEVCTEVEVMENSEGWYKIAYNGGKTGYVPSESITQDKNLADEAKKSYTNYRIAQVTLSGESVRVRSAANTDADVIEELSDGTYVYVLSGENDFIKICYGDDYKEGYVINTSLQFTGEWIEKDTIAQKQQEIADAKAAAERAERIAKQNAAAANVATSAPSASSQSEETQSAPSSSSKGQSIVNTAMQYLGVPYVWGGTSPSGFDCSGLVQYVCSKNGISVSRVAADQRNNGTYVSRDNLQPGDLVFFGKGGNIHHVGIYVGNGNMIHAPQTGDVVKISSINTEYRISQYAGAVRVY